The following are from one region of the Colius striatus isolate bColStr4 chromosome Z, bColStr4.1.hap1, whole genome shotgun sequence genome:
- the DHX8 gene encoding ATP-dependent RNA helicase DHX8, protein MADPAAVEELAKLEYLSLVSKVCTELDNHLGINDKDLAEFVISLAEKNTTFDTFKAVLLKNGAEFTDSLISNLLRLIQTMRPPPKPSTSKETAVKPKSEKEKLKELFPALCRPDNPNIRNMLDEDDVKVAADALKELEALMPSADKHDKQRSSDHRAKKRKRSRSRSRDRKRRHRSRSRSHSRTRDRNRGKSRYRSRSRSQSPSRDRKEREKYSEKSSERWRDKHIDRPPPEEPSIGDIYNGKVTSIMQFGCFVQLEGLRKRWEGLVHISELRREGRVANVADVVSKGQRVKVKVLSFTGSKTSLSMKDVDQDTGEDLNPNRRRNLVGETNEEISMRNPDRPSHLSLVNAPEVEDDSLERKRLTRISDPEKWEIKQMIAANVLSKEEFPDFDEETGILPKVDDEEDEDLEIELVEEEPPFLRGHTKQSMDMSPIKIVKNPDGSLSQAAMMQSALAKERRELKQAQREAEMDSIPMGLNTHWVDPLPDVDGRQIAANMRGIGMMPNDIPEWKKHAFGGNKASYGKKTQLSIIEQRESLPIFRLKEQLIQAVHDNQILIVIGETGSGKTTQITQYLAEAGYTSRGKIGCTQPRRVAAMSVAKRVSEEFGCCLGQEVGYTIRFEDCTSPETVIKYMTDGMLLRECLIDPDLTQYAIIMLDEAHERTIHTDVLFGLLKKTVQKRQDMKLIVTSATLDAVKFSQYFYEAPIFTIPGRTYPVEILYTKEPETDYLDASLITVMQIHLTEPPGDILVFLTGQEEIDTACEILYERMKSLGPDVPELIILPVYSALPSEMQTRIFDPAPPGSRKVVIATNIAETSLTIDGIYYVVDPGFVKQKVYNSKTGIDQLVVTPISQAQAKQRAGRAGRTGPGKCYRLYTERAYRDEMLTTNVPEIQRTNLASTVLSLKAMGINDLLSFDFMDAPPMETLITAMEQLYTLGALDDEGLLTRLGRRMAEFPLEPMLCKMLIMSVHLGCSEEMLTIVSMLSVQNVFYRPKDKQALADQKKAKFHQTEGDHLTLLAVYNSWKNNKFSNPWCYENFIQARSLRRAQDIRKQMLGIMDRHKLDVVSCGKATVRVQKAICSGFFRNAAKKDPQEGYRTLIDQQVVYIHPSSALFNRQPEWVVYHELVLTTKEYMREVTTIDPRWLVEFAPAFFKVSDPTKLSKQKKQQRLEPLYNRYEEPNAWRISRAFRRR, encoded by the exons ATGGCGGACCCGGCGGCCGTGGAGGAGCTCGCCAAGCTCGAGTACTTATCGCTGGTTTCCAAGGTCTGCACCGAGCTGGACAATCACCTGGGCATCAACGACAAGGACCTGG CCGAGTTTGTGATAAGTCTTGCCGAAAAAAATACGACGTTTGACACGTTTAAAGCAGTTCTTCTGAAGAATGGCGCCGAGTTCACT GATTCCCTTATTAGTAATTTGCTGCGTCTCATACAGACGATGCGACCTCCACCAAAACCGTCTACAAGCAAAG AGACAGCTGTCAAACCCaaatcagagaaggaaaaattgaAGGAATTGTTTCCAGCCCTTTGCAGGCCAGACAATCCCAACATCAGG AATATGCTGGATGAAGATGATGTGAAGGTGGCAGCTGATGCACTGAAAGAGCTTGAAGCTCTGATGCCTAGTGCAGACAAGCACGACAAGCAAAGGAGCAGTGATCACCG ggcaaagaaaaggaagaggagccGAAGTCGTAGCAGGGACAGAAAGAGAAGGCACAGATCTCGCTCAAGGTCTCATTCTAGGACTCGGGATAGGAACAGGGGAAAATCCAGGTACAGGTCAAGGAGCAGAAGTCAGAGTCCCAGTAGGGACCGTAAGGAGCGAGAGAAATACTCTGAGAAGAGCAGTGAGAGATGGAGAGACAAGCACATAGACCGCCCACCACCCGAGGAGCCTTCCATTGGAGACATTTACAATGGCAAAGTCACAAGTATAATGCAGTTTGGATGCTTCGTGCAGCTGGAAGGACTCAG GAAGCGTTGGGAGGGCTTGGTCCACATCTCGGAGCTTCGACGAGAGGGTCGCGTTGCCAATGTCGCTGACGTTGTGAGCAAAGGCCAAAGAGTAAAAGTCAAAGTGTTATCCTTCACTGGatccaaaaccagcctgagcatGAAG GATGTTGATCAAGACACTGGGGAAGACTTGAACCCAAACCGCAGGAGAAACCTGGTTGGAGAAACCAATGAAGAAATCTCCATGAGAAACCCAGACAGACCCAGTCACCTGTCCCTGGTGAATGCCCCAGAGGTAGAGGATGACAGCCTGGAAAGGAAGCGCCTCACCAGAATCTCAGACCCagagaaatgggaaataaaGCAG ATGATTGCAGCTAATGTGCTTTCCAAGGAAGAGTTTCCTGACTTTGATGAGGAGACTGGGATTCTTCCTAAAGTTGATGATGAAGAAG ATGAGGACCTTGAGATTGAGTTGGTGGAAGAAGAGCCACCGTTCCTTCGAGGTCATACTAAACAGAGCATGGATATGAGTCCCATCAAAATAGTAAAG aATCCAGATGGTTCCTTGTCCCAGGCTGCAATGATGCAGAGTGCTTTAGCTAAAGAAAGACGAGAACTTAAACAGGctcagagagaagcagaaatggaTTCTATCCCCATGGGACTCAACACACACTGGGTGGACCCCCTCCCTGATG TGGATGGAAGGCAAATAGCCGCAAACATGAGAGGTATTGGGATGATGCCCAATGATATCCCAGAGTGGAAGAAACATGCCTTTGGTGGCAACAAAGCTTCTTATGGTAAGAAGACCCAGCTTTCCATCATTGAGCAGAGAGAGAGTCTCCCAATCTTCAGACTGAAGGAGCAGCTGATACAA GCTGTGCATGACAACCAGATCCTGATTGTTATTGGAGAGACAGGATCTGGGAAGACAACACAGATTACCCAGTACCTGGCTGAAGCAGGCTACACGTCAAGAGGAAAGATTGGATGCACTCAGCCTCGCAGAGTGGCTGCAATGTCTGTTGCAAAGAGGGTGTCAGAGGAGTTTGGTTGCTGCTTGGGACAAGAG GTTGGCTACACCATTCGATTTGAAGACTGCACTAGCCCTGAAACTGTTATCAAATACATGACAGATGGTATGTTACTGAGGGAGTGCTTGATAGACCCTGATCTGACCCAGTATGCCATTATCATGCTGGATGAAGCCCACGAGAGGACCATACATACAGATGTGCTCTTTGGACTCCTCAAGAAG ACAGTGCAGAAGCGACAGGATATGAAGCTGATAGTGACATCAGCAACGTTGGATGCCGTGAAGTTCTCTCAATACTTTTATGAAGCCCCAATCTTCACAATTCCTGGCAGAACATACCCAGTAGAAATTCTGTACACAAAAGAGCCAGAGACAGATTATTTGGATGCAAGTCTGATTACAGTAATGCAGATCCACTTAACAGAGCCACCAG GTGACATTCTGGTGTTTCTGACTGGTCAGGAAGAGATTGACACTGCCTGTGAAATCCTTTATGAGAGGATGAAATCTCTAGGACCTGATGTTCCAGAGTTAATTATCCTACCAGTATATTCAGCTTTACCCAGTGAAATGCAAACCAGGATCTTTGACCCAGCCccaccaggaagcagaaag GTTGTCATTGCCACCAACATTGCTGAGACATCTCTGACTATTGATGGGATATATTATGTAGTGGATCCTGGCTTTGTAAAGCAGAAAGTTTACAATTCCAAGACTGGAATTGACCAGCTGGTTGTTACACCCATTTCACAG GCTCAAGCAAAGCAACGAGCAGGAAGGGCTGGGAGAACAGGACCAGGAAAATGCTATAGGTTGTACACAGAGCGTGCTTATCGAGATGAAATGCTGACCACCAATGTGCCTGAAATCCAGAGAACAAATTTGGCTAGTACAGTGCTTTCCCTGAAG GCTATGGGCATCAATGATTTACTCTCCTTTGACTTTATGGATGCTCCCCCAATGGAAACTCTCATCACTGCCATGGAGCAGCTGTACACCCTGGGGGCTCTGGATGATGAGGGACTTCTCACTCGACTTGGGCGCAGg ATGGCAGAATTCCCCTTGGAGCCTATGTTGTGTAAGATGTTGATCATGTCTGTGCACCTGGGATGCAGCGAGGAAATGCTGACAATAGTCTCCATGCTCTCTGTACAGAATGTATTCTACAGGCCAAAG GATAAACAAGCACTTGCTGATCAGAAGAAAGCCAAGTTCCATCAGACAGAAGGTGACCACCTCACTCTTCTGGCTGTCTACAATTCCTGGAAGAATAATAAGTTTTCAAATCCCTGGTGCTATGAAAATTTCATTCAGGCTCGATCCTTACGCAGGGCACAGGACATCCGCAAGCAGATGTTGGGCATTATGGACAG gcacaagctggatgTGGTATCCTGTGGGAAGGCAACGGTTCGTGTCCAGAAGGCCATTTGTAGCGGCTTCTTCCGAAACGCGGCAAAGAAGGATCCTCAGGAGGGTTATCGGACACTCATTGATCAACAAGTGGTTTATATCCACCCATCCAGTGCTCTCTTCAACAGGCAGCCAGAGTG GGTGGTGTATCACGAGCTGGTCCTGACCACCAAGGAATACATGCGTGAGGTGACGACTATCGATCCTCGCTGGCTGGTGGAATTTGCACCAGCTTTCTTCAAGGTTTCTGATCCAACCAAGCTgagcaaacagaagaaacagcagcGTCTGGAACCCTTGTACAATCGCTACGAGGAGCCCAATGCTTGGAGGATATCTCGTGCCTTCAGACGACGATGA